A stretch of DNA from Nitrospira sp. KM1:
TGTCTGCACTGATACGCGCTACCTCCCGCTCCAACCATTCAGTCAACAGAGGGTCAAGGAGCCCCTTGTCGTTCATCTCGTACGCTAGTCCCTCGAACATGCGCCTGTACGGTCCCGCCCCATACAAGCGGTTGGCAATGACGATGACCCTTCCTTGTTTCCCAGCTTCCTCGATGGCGGTCCGTGCTTCGGCAACGGCCTTGTCGCGCTTCTCGGGCCAATCTTCACGCACAGTCAGTGCCTTGATGGATTTGAGCTGTGCGCAGTGAGGATCCTGACGGAGTCGGGCAATGTGCTGGTCCATCAGGTCTAGCCACTTGGTATTTCCCTCGTCCGTCGATTCTCCATGTGCCACCAAGAAGACGGATTCGTTCGCGGGTTGTCGACTCAACTCCAAGATGCGTTTGTGGTGGATGCTTGCCATGGCCGGGTCATGCTCATATCCGCCAACTGATGAGAACAACGCACTAGTACGAATCTGGATCGGTGCGGGAGCATGGGTGCCGTGATCGCCGTCATGTCTCATGGCGGGAGGTTGATCGATCAATCCGATGACATAGTCCGTGACCGGTTTGACCTGATGATCTAGCGCGTACATCCGAACAAAGATGATGCGTCGGATCCCACGTTCCTCCAGCCGGGAAACCGCACTTTGGATAATCAGTGGATCGCCCATGCCATAAGCCATTTCGACCGGATAGGATGCCGTCAAAGGACGAATGACGTTCTCGACGGCATCGTTATATGGTTGGCTCGCTCCATGAGGCATGACGATCACCCCGATATCGGATGCAGTGACCGGTGTATACCGATTCGCGGTCTTCCGGAGCCAGAGAAGCACGTTCGGGTGGGGCAGAAGCTCATCCGGCTGATAGACAATTTGCGTCTGTTTGAATTGCCTGGTGAACCAAGCCGTGAGCGACATGGTGTGGTCGTATTTCGAACCGATGAACGCGGGGACGAGTAGCGTACGTCCGTCCTTGGGGGCCTGGTTCAGCAAACGGGCCTTGGCAGCCTGATTCTTTTGTTCGGCATGCTCAGCGGCGCGATCGTAGTACACCACGGCCTCGGTTTCTCGGAAGGGCTTGTATCGTTCGATATAGCGGAGCAATCGATCGATATCTCCTTTTAGGTTTGACTCGCTCTGCTCGTCGGTCGCACCAACGCCCACGAGTATCAAGCGTTCGGATTCGGGGTGTTGACTGAGTGTCTCGACCCGGTCCAGCACGATCTGCCGGATCAGGTGGTCATGGGCCATCGTACTGGCCCATTGCACAGGAAGGTCTCCCGTGTATCGGCCGAGGTCCGGAACAACACGTCGGAGTAGCGGATCAGCATCCGATAGGAATAGAGGGATGGCCACAATCTCTGCCACATGGAACTTTCGAAGCGCATCGATCGCGCGCGTCAGATAGACACCATATTCATCTAGCCCCCCTGCAGCGTCTCGTCCGACGAAAGCGAGTGCGGCAGGATACGACTTCCTGAAATCGTCGACAAGACGCGTTACTTCCTGATTCCCCAGATAGCCTCGATCGGGTGCGACTACGAGAAATCCAATTCTCGGCTGGTCCGCCAATGTAAGCTGAACACTGCAAAGGAGAAAAACCGCCACCATGCTCACCATAATTCGCGCCAGCATGTTGTTCCTTTCGGCATAGAGCCCTGTATCTCCTGACTTTCCCAAAATCGAATCGAGTGCTTGTCAAAGTTGGCCGGGTGTTTGAGCATAATGAATGCGCCGGTACATGCCGGGAGATTGACCGGTCAGCCGCTTAAAAAACCTGCTGAAGGCGAACTGATCGCTATATCCGATGGCTTCGGCAATTTCCTCCAGGCCGTTCTGTGTTGTGGCCAACAGCGTGCGCGCCTTTTCCAGCCTACAAAGGGTGAGATATTCGGAGAACGGTCGCCCCATCGTGGCGCGAAACAATTCCGAGCAATATTTCTCCGAGTACCCGAGAAAGTACGCCATCGCTTTCAACGTCAGTCCTTTGTGGAGATTATCAGCCACGAACAAGCGGATTTCAGCAGTAAGAGTCCGATGATTCGTGGTGGCGATTCGGTTGGAAGAGACTGCATAGCGTAAATTACACAGGTCCTTAACGACTTCCAAGAGTTCCCGCTCGGATTGAGCACGCAGCAAGCGGTCCCCCCATTGCGGAGCCTGCCTACGTAGGTCCTTGGCAAGGTTGAATAAGCGGGGTGATGCAAACATCGGCGAGCGTTTGTGCTTCAGGGGCATGAGAATCTCCTTCCTCTTGCAATCAAAAAAAGAGCCCATGGTTCAGTTGCACCATGGGCTCTGGACGAAGTGTCCGTTGGCCTCTCCTTCCTTACCTGGGAGGAGGATGACGATCAGGGTAATGCTCAGGTGTCGGCGTCACCCGGGATCAGGTCTTGTTGTATGGCTCCAGTGAGCATACGAAGCCGCTGTTGTAGACCGTTACTGATAGTCCTCGTTCAATGAATTAACAAACGCGACCATTGCAGCAGTATCTGCCGGAAGCAGAGCGATATCTTGGAGTTGGATTGCGCCATGGGCAGTGCACCCGCTCTGGCTTGGTTGGACGTTCCGCGATAAAAGCCGAGAATATCTTCTATGGTATCGAACTGCCCCGTATGCATGTACGGAGCGGAATGCCCGAGGTCCCGAAGGCCGGGGGTCTTGAATCGGGCAATTGCGCGATCGAGCAGCACGACATCAGATAACGGACAAGGGACGACGTCATCACACAGAATGGCTTGAATCTTTGTTTGAGGCGCCGGCATGTCAGGGTTTTCAAATATGTTTCACACGCCAAATCGGTCAACTGGGTCCCCGCAGTGGGAATGGACCGGAAGCGATCACTGACTCCGGGATGTGCTTCGGTTGGCGGCAGATCGTTGGGTGTTCGAATGTCAATGTGCCCCACTACGACCGGATATTGCGTCCCACCGGGCCATAGTGGATGAGTGCGTACATCACGCCTCCTTTCCTAACCCATTTCGAAGCACTTGTTCCGACCATCCTTCGATGGCAGAAAAGGGTATGATGACGATTCGCTTGCAGCGTTTACACTTTAACTCGATGCTGCATCCTTGAACTTTTGCAATGAGCTGGCCACACTCGCATCGAGTCTCATGACCGGAGGAACTGGCTGGAGACCGTGGTTTCGAAATCAGCATGGCCTATGAAATCCTTATCGATGAAATTGAGAACGATTATTACTATGATGTTCGGCTCTGCAATGTCAAGCGGCCAGAGACAGAATTCAATTGGTGACGATGACAGGACTATAATGAGGTATGAGACTGTGGGTCGGACTACTTCCCAAGCGTTTGGTCGCATTAGTCATAATTTCAGCGAGTTATGCGGGGTGCTCCAAAATTGGCAGACCCACAGGCGGTAGCTCTTGCGGGCTCTCGGAATGGTCGTCGAGTTATAGCTGTGCTGACGGGGTGAGAGGGGCCGCATCGATCCCAAGGGTCAGGAAGGGCATATCCACCTCTCACCTGGGCTGCACCATTATCTTTACAAAAATAGCTCCCGAACTCGCAGGCATCTGTAAGGGGACAACATCAGCCAGATACAACCTCTTCGAGATTCGCCAATTGGGCGGGGACGGATAGCGTTGTCTCAGCTGCGGCAGCGGGAGCAGAGCCCGTAGAGTTCCAACCGGTGAGTTTGTATTGTGAAGCCGTTCCGAGTGGCAACTTCCTCTTGGAGCTTTTCAATTTCGCAGTTCTCGAACTCGACAATCTTACCGCAGTTGGTGCAGATCAAATGGTCATGGTGTCCCTTGTGCGAAATATTGTCATACTGAGTTTGTGACCCAAAATGGCGCGCTTGCGCCAGGCCGGCATCGCAAAACAAATTGAGGGTGCGATAAATGGTGGCAAGTCCTAAATGAGGATCCGCTTTGGCCAAATGATGATAGAGCGCTTCAGCGCTGACATGTTCCTGCCGCAGAAAGGCGCTGAGAATCAACTCCCGTTGCCGGGTGAACTTCAATTGGTTCTTGGTCAGATGTTCCTTGAGAACATCCATTTCTTTTGCGTACTTCAGCGATGACATAGCCGGTCCTCCAGGGGAGATTATTAGAAACCAAAGCTTCGGCCGCGGTCAAGAGGGATGATGTGATTGACTGAGTCCTGCTAGGCTGTCTATATTGCCTGATTTTTACTGCAAGGAATGATATTCAATGCGAAAGCCTGTACAAATCACCGTCGACCGGGCCCTGCTGCTGTATGTCCTGCAATGTGCTGAACCTCACGGACTTCTCAGTGATGTCAAATTGCAGCAGCTATGCTTTCTGTGCGAACTTCAGATGTTCGGGAAAGGCCTTAAAGGATTTCATTTCGAATATTTTCGATTTGCCTATGGCGCGTTCAGTAAAGACTTGGACAATGATCTGACATCTCTCCGCCGCAAGGAACGTGTGGAAAACTTCACGCTTTCGGACCAAGCCCGGGAGGAGGTCCTTCCCTTACTTGAACAAGGGGTTGCAGGCGTCGAGCAGAATGAGAAAATGATTGAGATCATGAAGGCCGTGATCGCGGCCTACGGACCTCAGGACAGCGGCGTGATCACCAATTCCGTAGAGGCCGTCGAGCTCAGTACGCCACAGGATCCCGAATTCAAAATTCCCATCCGCGATATCGTGTTCCACACGACATTGCTCGTGCCCAGTCGCATTGAAGTCCAGCATGAGTTCGCGGTTGTTCCCGCCATCTTGGCGAAGATCAATCAGGCCATGGGGTATTGAACTGAGTTGTGAAGGAGGCGGTTGCTCAGTCGCGAAGTTGATATAATTCGCCGTACTTTCGCTCCAGATAATGCAGAAACGGTTCGGGGCTGATGCTGGTGCCTGTGACGCGCTGAGCGAGGCGCTCCGGAGTGTACATGCGTCCCCAACGATGGATCTTCTGTTCTAGCCAGCGCCGAAGGATCATGAGTTGACCTGCCGCGATCTCTTCTTCCAGGTGAGGAATCTCTTGCCGGGCTTGGTCGTAAAACTGAACGGCGTAGAGGTTCCCCAGCGTATAGGTGGGGAAATAGCCGAATGCGCCGAATGACCAATGCACATCCTGCAGCACCCCTTCGGCGTCGGTCGGAGGAGTAATTCCCAGATAAGACTCCATCTTCTGATTCCATAACGCGGGAAGTTCTTCCGGCTTGGCCCTGCCCTCGATGAGTTCCTGTTCGATTTCCACTCGAAGCATGATGTGTAAGTTATATGTCAGTTCATCGGCTTCCACCCGGATGTACGAGGGTTTGACTCGGTTGATAGCCGCATAGAAGGATTCCAAATCGACCGCGCGTAGCTGATGGTGAAAGGTCTGCTGCAGAATGGGATAGAAAAATCTCCAGAACGCCCGAGACCGTCCGACACAATTCTCCCACATTCTGGATTGGCTCTCGTGAATGCCGAGGGACACCGAGTCTCCAAGCGGCGTCCCATAGTAGCGAGGATCGAGGCCTTGATCGTATAGGCCATGCCCTCCCTCATGGATGCAACTGAACAGACAGGAAGGTAAATCGTGCTCATGAACGCGTGTCGTGACTCGGACATCGGTCGGATGAAATGAGGTGGTGAACGGATGAGCGGACAAATCCAGGCGTCCACGCTCGAAATCATATCCCATGGCGATGAGGATGAGCCGGCCAAACTCCAGTTGCCGCGCGGTGTCATACGCATGGAACAGAATGCCGTCATCGATGCGAACGGAGCTGTTTTGGACGCGTCGAAGAAGGGGGACGAGCCGCTCCTTGAGCGAACCGAAGAGTGGGCGCAGCCCGGCGATAGTCGATCCGGGTTCGTACACGTCGAGCAGCGCGTCATAAGGCGAGTCTTCAAATCCCAGATACTGGGTTTCTTCGCGCTTGAGTTCCAGAATGGTTTTCAGATTGGGGAGAAACTTGGAAAAGGCATTCTCTTCCTTGGCTTCAGTCCAGACCTGTTGGGCGAGAGAGGATTCCCGGCTCAGGCGGATGACGAATGAAGACGGCAGTTTTTGAGCCCGCGTGAAGTCTCTCCACACTTCGCGAAGCAGAGATTGTGAAGATTCATCCCACAATTCTCCATCGCGATCTAACGGGATACCTGTCTCAAGATCGACCGACTCTCTCAGAAGCCGTTCCATTTCGGGAGAAATCAATTTCTGATGGGCAAGGCCCTGCAGGGTAGCGATCTGCTCGGCCCGCGCCATCCCTCCGCCGGCGGGCATATACGTTTCCTGGTCCCAGGACAGGACGGAGGCCGCGCTGTTGATGCGTTGGATATCGAGAAGCTGAGTGGTCAGGGATTCGAGCACTTTGAGGGTCTTCACCGTGCATTTCCTCTCTCTGACGGCCGTGGTACCATGCCGACTCAGCGTGACGCATGCAGTGTACCCATGCCTTGATGAGTTTTTCAAACGGGAGGCCCTCTGATGGGCAACATCGTTTCCGCAGACATTGAAGCCTATGCCCAAGCGCATTCGATTCCGGAATCCGCAGTCTGCGCCGACTTGCGGCGGGAGACGGAGCGAACGATGAAGGATTCTCGGATGCTGGTCGGACCGTTGGAGGGTGCGTTTCTAAAAATGATGGCTGGGCTGGTCGGGGCCAAAGAGGTTCTGGAGATCGGTATGTTTACCGGGTACAGTGCGCTCTGTTTTGCGGAAGCAATCCCGTCGGACGGACATGTCGTTACATGCGAGATCGACGAGCGGTCAGCTGCCCTTGGCAGAGGGTTTATCGACCGGTCCCCGCACGGACAGAAGATTCAGATTCGTATGGGGCCGGCATTGGATACGATGCGAGAGCTGAGCGGTCCCTTTGATGTTATTTTCATCGATGCGGACAAGACGAACTATGCCAATTACTATCGTCGCGCATTGGAACTGATATCGCCCAGGGGTGTGATCTTGATCGACAACGTGCTGTGGGATGGAGAAGTTCTGAAGCAACCGTCCCTTGACGAGAGGACCGCCGCCATTCAGGAACTGAACCGTCTAGTTGCTGACGATCAGAAGGTGTACGCCGTTCTCGTAACGGTCAGAGACGGCTTGCTTGTGGTACGCCCGGCCTGAGAGATGTCGGGCCTCTCGCTTGTCGTGGCCCGTTCTCGAAATGCCTAGGACGGGTCCTCCCGCACGACAGACTTGTCGAAGTCAGACGGGAGAGCGATTGAAGTGGTCAGGAAGAAAGCTTCAGCCCGATGATGCCGGAAATAATAACGGCGATGCTCAGGATTCTGAATCCGTCTTGTGATTCATCGAAAAGCATGATGCCGAGGATGGCTGTTCCCGCCGCGCCAATCCCCGTCCATATGGCATAGCCCGTCCCGACGGGACTCGTCTTCAAGGCCATGGCCAGGCACCACAGGCTCAACATCATCGCGATGGCGGTCCATACGCTGGGCCATGGGCGAGAGAATCCTTCCGTGTACTTAGTCCTACGGCCCAACCGATCTCAAACAAACCCCCAATGATCAGAATTATGTCCAAGCCATACAATCCCCACGGCAGAAAACAGAAATCGGCTTTGTTAGTATCTAGAAACGTGTTGACGTCAAGGGTGAATTGACGGGCTCGGTTTCCGGACTCTCACCGTTCATTTCCCCGCGGGGACTTTCTGAACGGCGCCGATGCTGTCCAGACCGGCCTGCGCGCAAGCGGCGTCCAAGTGACCACCCGGTGCTCCGCCGACGCCGATGCCTCCCAAGACTTCGCCGCCGAAGTCGATTGGCAGCCCGCCGCCCAGGATCAAGATTTTATCGCTCATATCCCTTAGACCCTGCGCTACTGGCATCTTCGATACCATTTCAGCCATGTCCCCCGTTGGCGTTCGCAGGCTGGCCGCCGTATAGGCCTTTTTTACGCTGCTTTCGACGGTGTGGGGTCCGGCGCCGTCGCCCCGGATCAGTGACCGCAACACGCCGGCGCGGTCGACAACCGCGACGCTCACTCGGTATCCGTCTTTTGTGCACTTGTCGAGGGCGGATTGAACCGCTTTCATGGCAAGAGCGGCGGGCAGCACCGTCTCTTTTGGCAAATCCTCGGCGGAAACAGGCACCGGTCCCAAGCCAAACGTGAGAATTCCGCATATCAGCCCGTTCCTCAGCCACATTGTGCGAGTGTGATCGGTCAAATGGCCATCCATCGGTTCCTCCTTGTGATGATAGTGAACTGGCACGCTCCAAAGCGGAATCCGGCAACAAAACCCGGAGTGACTCTTCAGAAATGTATTCGATCACTCAGATACCCGATCCCTGGTCGTCACGCCATGGAGCTATCACCGTGGCCGGGTCTGCATCAAGGGCATGGGACGAGGACGAGATGACCGTCGCATTTGCCACGGGGAGGATTCGGCACTTATCCGGGATGAGTCTGCGGACGATGAGGGACCAGCGGAGGTGCATCCTGAGAACGTTCCTCGCCGTTCCTTCTCTCGTCAGTCAGCGCACCGGAACCCTTCCTGACCATACCCGGCGGTTCAACCTGTCCCTCCACCCATCGATACAGAACTGGAAGGACGACCAGTGTCAGCAACGTTGAACTGACCAAGCCGCCGATGACCACAACAGCAAGCGGACGTTGGACTTCGGATCCTATCCCATGAGCGAATGCCAGCGGAACCAATCCAAGCAGGGCGACCAAAGCGGTCATGAGGACGGGCCGCAAGCGCAGCAGACAGCCTTTCATAATCACATCGTCGCCGCTCAGCCCTTCGTCACGGAGCTTGTTGAGATAGGAGACGAGGACGATACCGTTTAGTACCGCTACTCCGAACAAATTGATGAACCCTACGGAAGCCGGCACGCTGAGATATTCCCCGGTCAGCCAGAGCGCCACGATGCCTCCGATCATGGCAAAGGGGAGGTTCATGATGATGAGCGCGGCATGCCGGACGGTATTGAATGAGGCGAACAACAGCAGGAAGATGAGCCCGATCGTAATCGGCACGATGACTCGCAAACGAGCCATCGCGCGCTGCATGTTTTCAAATGACCCCCCCCAGGCAAAATGGTAGCCGGCGGGCAACTTGATCTCTTGCGCGATTTTGGCTTGCGCTTCCGCCACGATGCTTTCGATGTCGCGGTCCTGAGTGTTGAAGCCGACGTAAATTCTTCTTTGCAGACCTTCCCGGCTGATCAAAGAAGGGCCTTCGCGCAACTCGACCGTGGCGAGATCTCCAAGTGGAATCAGCGCCCCGGTGGCCGAAGTGAGTAATATGTCGCTGATGGTCTGGACACTGTCGCGATATTTCTCGGGATAACGAAAGGTCAAATCGAACCGTTTTTGTCCTTCGTAGACCCGCGTCGCAGCCTCCTGGCCGATCGCCGTCGTAATGATCTCCTGCACATGGGCGACATTAATGCCGTGTCTGGCGATCTTCGCGCGATCGATATCAATCGTGAGGTACGTCTGTCCGAACAGTTGTTCGACGCGTACGTCCCCGACCCCTCGTATCGACTTCATGATGGTCTGCACTTTTTCGGCGGTATTTCTCAGGACATTCAAATCCTCGCCGATGATCTTGACCGTCGCCTCCGACCGGACCCCTGAGAGCAATTCATCGACTCGCTGCTGGATGGGTTGGCTCAGGAGAAAGTTCGCCCCCGCGACCTTTTCAATCCGTTTTCTGATGGCATCGTCCAATTTTGATTTGGTAGCGGCCGTTTTCCATTGGTCCATCGGGTACAAGGTGACGACCGGATCGCTGGCGTTAGGCTCCTGCGGATCATTCCCCAATTCTGACCGTCCGATTTTCGAAACCACCATACGGACTTCGGGAAATTCGAGCACCGCTCTCTGCATTTCTTTTTCGATCTCGATGGACTTGTCCAGCGCGATGCTCGGGTAGCGGATGGTCTGCGGCGTGATGGCCGCCTCATTCAGGACAGGAATGAATTCTCCCCCGAGAAAAGGAAAGAGACACAGGCTGCCGCCCATCAGAATGACCGCGATAAGGAGCACGGCGACGCGATGCTGGAGCGCCCAGCGCAAGGTCGGAATATAGATGCGCTTGGCGCCTCTGAGCAGGAACGTATCGTCTTCGCTGCCTCCCTTCATCGCCAGCGAGCAGAGGACGGGCGACAGGGTCAGCGAAAACACCAGGGAAACCACGAGAGCGATGATGATCGTGTAGGCCAGCGGCTGGAACATTTTGCCTTCCATGCCTTGCAACGTCAGGATCGGCATGAAGACCAGAATGATGATGAGAATGCCGAACACGACCGGCTGGCCGACCTCAGTGACCGCTTCGATAATGACGTCGGTCTTGCTGTGTTGGGAATCCCTTTTTTCGGAGAGATGACGGTACGCATTCTCGACCACCACCACCGATCCGTCCACCATCATGCCGATCGCGATCACCAAACCCCCAAGCGACATCAGGTTCGCCGTGAGCCCGACTTGGTCCATGATGATGAAGGTCACCAACGGGGTGACAATCAGCGTGGCGGTCACGATCAGCGCACTCCGAACATTTCCCAGGAAGAGAAAGAGGATGACCATGACCAATACGATGCCTTCGAGCAGAGCCTTGTAGACCGTGCCGAGCGCCGCCGTGATGAGTTCGATTCGGTCGTAGAACGGGACGATACGCAATCCTCCCGGCAGGATATTCTTCTGATGAATTTCGTCGACCTTGTCCTTGATCGACTGCACCACGTCTCTGGCGTTGCCGCCTCGAAGCATCAGTACGATTCCCGTGACCACTTCCCGTTGTCCGTTCAGCACCGACGCTCCGTGCCGAACGGCGTGCCCGATACGCACCTCGGCGACATCGCGAACGTAGACCGGGGTCCCGCGCACTTGTTTCACAACGATGTTTTCGATGTCACTCAACGTTTTGATGAGGCCCACGCCCCGCACGACGTACTTTTCGGCGTTCTTTTCGAGGATATTCCCGCCGGCATTCGCGTTGTTTTTTGCGACGGCATCGAACACGTCATGCAGCGCGAGATCGTATTTTCTGAGAAGCCCCGGCTCGACCAACACCTGATATTGTTTGACGAAGCCTCCCATGGAATTGACATCGACCACGTCCGACAGTCCTTTCAGGATGGGTCTGACCACCCAGTCCTCCAGGGTTCTCCGTTCCATCAAGTCCTCGTCCGTCAGGACGAAACCCGGATCGTTGTCGCGAGGTCCTTCCAGGTAGAACTGGTAGACCTCTCCCAACCCTGTCGTGTTCGGGACTAACTGGGACGAGGAGCCGGGGGGGAGGAGTTCCTGAACTTCGAGGACCCGTTCAAGCACGACCTGCCGCGCAAGATAAATGTCGATATCGTCGCGAAACACCACGGTGATCATGGAGAGGCCGACTTTAGAGAACGATCGGATATCCGTCAGGCCGGGAGCCCCCATCAGTTGGAGCTCCAGAGGAAAGGTCACGAAACGCTCGACCTCGGCGGGGGACAGACCCGGTACTTTGGTGACGATTTGAACGAGAACCGTGGTGACGTCGGGAAAGGCGTCGATGGCGATCGTACGGAATGCGTAGATACCGCCGACGGCGAGGATGCACGACAAGGCGACGACTAAGACCCGTTGACGAAGGGAGAGGGCCAGAATAGACGAGAGCATGTGGTCAGATTTGTTCGCCGAGGAGTTCGGATTTCAAGACGAACGCGCCCTTGACCACGATCTGCTCTCCTTCGCGCAACCCATCAGTGATTTTGACATCCCGTCCGTTCGATTCGCCCAGGCTGACGTCCCGCGCTTCGAAGGACTGGGCGTCACGTTGTACAAAGACGAACCGCCGGTCCCGGTCGCGCTGCACGGCTGCTTCCGGTACAGCCAGAGCATTGGGTTCCGGGTCAGAATAGACGCGAATGGTGGCAAACATTTCCGGCTTGAGTTTTTTGTCTTGATTGGCCAATTCCAGTCGCAGGTTCATGGTGCGGGTGGCGACGTCCAGCACGTCTCCCACGTAGGTGATGGTCCCATGGAAGATCCGATTCGGATAGGCATTGACAAGTACTTCGACCGATTGTTTCACCGGAGAATTATCCTGATGAATATACGGGATGTCCTTTTCAGGGATATTGGCCAAGACCCACACTTCGGAGAGATCGGCGACCGTGAACAGCTTTTCGGTGGTTTCCACCACTTCGCCTTTGGTCAGATTCCGGAGGATGATCCGGCCGTCGAACGGCGCCATGATCGGCACGTAGGACCGGATCGTATTGTCCCGTTCCAGACGCCGGATTTGCTCCTCGGACATGCCGTACAACTCCAATCGGTCGCGTGCCTCACGTTTTTCCGCGCGCAAACTGAGCATCTCGCCCTTCCGCTTTTGCGCTTCCGCCAATCCGATGACTTTTTCGGCAAGCAGCATTTTGGCCCGCTCGTAGGACTGCTCCGCCACATAGAGTCTCGCGTTCGCTTTCAAGTATGCCGACTGCGCAATCCCTAGGTCTCCGCTATACAACATGGCCAACAGATCGCCGGCCTTGACCTGCTGTCCCAAGTCAGCGTAGACGTCCACGACTCGTCCCCGAACCAATGTGGTGATCTCAGCCAGCGCATGCTGATTCGGCACAACGGTTCCAGGAAAGTCCCGGTGTGTCCGGAACTCTCCTCTCGCCACCGTGTGAATTTCCAAGCCGGCGCTGGCCACCTCCTCAGGCGTCAGGCGAGCAATGTATTGAGACGACTCGGGGCTTGCTGGTTTCGTGGATGCATCACCAGTGGGCGGAGCATCGCAGCCAGCCGTCAGGAGGAGGAAGAAGACACCAATGATGCCTCGATTCACAATAATCCTCCTACCGAACGTTCCAAGCGGGCCAGTGAAACGGACAAGTCATACCGTGCCTGCGCGTAATCCAATTGGATATCTCGTTGTACCCGTTGAGCGTCGAGCACTTCCAGCAGGCTGGACGCTCCCTGCTGAAAACTGAATTGCGCCAGCCGCAGCGCTTCCTGAGCTTGTTTCAGCAGGCCCTTCTCGAAGACACCGATCATGGTGGCGGTCGTTTGAGCCTCTTGATAATGCTGGTTCACTTCTTTGAGCAGCCCGTTACGCGCCCGCAGCCATTCCGCTTCCTCCCGTCGTTTCGCTCCGAGTGCCGTCGCGATCTCTCCCTGCTGCTGGTACCAGATTGGTGTTGGAACCGTGATCCCGCCTTGAATGGCTTCGCGGCCTATTTCACGCCAGTATGAGCCGTTCACCGTAATATTCGGAACTCGCGCCTGGCGCTCAAATTCAAGGAGCCGCTCAGCTTGTTGGATCAGGTTTGTCAGACGCTGCAGCGTCGGATGTTGGTCACCCGCCCGAACCACAAGCGTATCGAGAGTCATATTCGACGGAAAGGTTTCAAAATCTCCGGCAATGCTGAACGTTTGTCCCAACGCACCACCTGTAAGCGTGTCCAAGACCACTCGGTTGACGCGAACGATATTCTCCATCCTAGTAATCAAC
This window harbors:
- a CDS encoding sirohydrochlorin chelatase is translated as MLARIMVSMVAVFLLCSVQLTLADQPRIGFLVVAPDRGYLGNQEVTRLVDDFRKSYPAALAFVGRDAAGGLDEYGVYLTRAIDALRKFHVAEIVAIPLFLSDADPLLRRVVPDLGRYTGDLPVQWASTMAHDHLIRQIVLDRVETLSQHPESERLILVGVGATDEQSESNLKGDIDRLLRYIERYKPFRETEAVVYYDRAAEHAEQKNQAAKARLLNQAPKDGRTLLVPAFIGSKYDHTMSLTAWFTRQFKQTQIVYQPDELLPHPNVLLWLRKTANRYTPVTASDIGVIVMPHGASQPYNDAVENVIRPLTASYPVEMAYGMGDPLIIQSAVSRLEERGIRRIIFVRMYALDHQVKPVTDYVIGLIDQPPAMRHDGDHGTHAPAPIQIRTSALFSSVGGYEHDPAMASIHHKRILELSRQPANESVFLVAHGESTDEGNTKWLDLMDQHIARLRQDPHCAQLKSIKALTVREDWPEKRDKAVAEARTAIEEAGKQGRVIVIANRLYGAGPYRRMFEGLAYEMNDKGLLDPLLTEWLEREVARISADILKSASGRSPNTK
- a CDS encoding helix-turn-helix transcriptional regulator: MPLKHKRSPMFASPRLFNLAKDLRRQAPQWGDRLLRAQSERELLEVVKDLCNLRYAVSSNRIATTNHRTLTAEIRLFVADNLHKGLTLKAMAYFLGYSEKYCSELFRATMGRPFSEYLTLCRLEKARTLLATTQNGLEEIAEAIGYSDQFAFSRFFKRLTGQSPGMYRRIHYAQTPGQL
- a CDS encoding Fur family transcriptional regulator, giving the protein MSSLKYAKEMDVLKEHLTKNQLKFTRQRELILSAFLRQEHVSAEALYHHLAKADPHLGLATIYRTLNLFCDAGLAQARHFGSQTQYDNISHKGHHDHLICTNCGKIVEFENCEIEKLQEEVATRNGFTIQTHRLELYGLCSRCRS
- a CDS encoding carboxypeptidase M32, which gives rise to MKTLKVLESLTTQLLDIQRINSAASVLSWDQETYMPAGGGMARAEQIATLQGLAHQKLISPEMERLLRESVDLETGIPLDRDGELWDESSQSLLREVWRDFTRAQKLPSSFVIRLSRESSLAQQVWTEAKEENAFSKFLPNLKTILELKREETQYLGFEDSPYDALLDVYEPGSTIAGLRPLFGSLKERLVPLLRRVQNSSVRIDDGILFHAYDTARQLEFGRLILIAMGYDFERGRLDLSAHPFTTSFHPTDVRVTTRVHEHDLPSCLFSCIHEGGHGLYDQGLDPRYYGTPLGDSVSLGIHESQSRMWENCVGRSRAFWRFFYPILQQTFHHQLRAVDLESFYAAINRVKPSYIRVEADELTYNLHIMLRVEIEQELIEGRAKPEELPALWNQKMESYLGITPPTDAEGVLQDVHWSFGAFGYFPTYTLGNLYAVQFYDQARQEIPHLEEEIAAGQLMILRRWLEQKIHRWGRMYTPERLAQRVTGTSISPEPFLHYLERKYGELYQLRD
- a CDS encoding O-methyltransferase; this translates as MGNIVSADIEAYAQAHSIPESAVCADLRRETERTMKDSRMLVGPLEGAFLKMMAGLVGAKEVLEIGMFTGYSALCFAEAIPSDGHVVTCEIDERSAALGRGFIDRSPHGQKIQIRMGPALDTMRELSGPFDVIFIDADKTNYANYYRRALELISPRGVILIDNVLWDGEVLKQPSLDERTAAIQELNRLVADDQKVYAVLVTVRDGLLVVRPA
- a CDS encoding multidrug efflux SMR transporter, whose amino-acid sequence is MMLSLWCLAMALKTSPVGTGYAIWTGIGAAGTAILGIMLFDESQDGFRILSIAVIISGIIGLKLSS
- a CDS encoding heme-binding protein; translation: MDGHLTDHTRTMWLRNGLICGILTFGLGPVPVSAEDLPKETVLPAALAMKAVQSALDKCTKDGYRVSVAVVDRAGVLRSLIRGDGAGPHTVESSVKKAYTAASLRTPTGDMAEMVSKMPVAQGLRDMSDKILILGGGLPIDFGGEVLGGIGVGGAPGGHLDAACAQAGLDSIGAVQKVPAGK